Genomic segment of Primulina tabacum isolate GXHZ01 chromosome 11, ASM2559414v2, whole genome shotgun sequence:
TACCATTTGCATGCCAAGAATTCTATATTTCTCAAAGGCTTCAGGGGTAATGTATTCTGATACTGGCATGTGACGTTTTGATGGTCGCATATACTGCCCAAATGTCATTACATCAACACCAGCTGCCCTCACTTTCTCCATAGTTTTCACAACTTGGTCAGGTGTTTCTCCACACCCCAACATTATAGAGGTTTTAGTAAGCGTACCGTGGAGGGCGTAGTCCTTTGCCATTACTAAAACATCCAAGGATTGCTTAAAATTAGCACGGTGATCGCGTACTACACTCTGAAGTTCCTCGACTGTTTCAATGTTGTGTGCAAAGACATCTAAGCCAGATTTGGCAACTTTCTCCACACAAGTAGGGTCACCTCGGAAGTCAGGAACTGAAATTTGAATATAACTCGGTCAACAAAATGCAAATTGAGGCAGAAAGTTTCATCTGGACATTGCCATCATTCGTTGCTTTTATAATGCCAGATTCAATATGCAATAAAAGAAAACAATCAAATAAAAATGTGAAATAAACACTTCTGATGTTCTTGAACTATTTATCTAAGTCAAATCAATTCCAACTTAATCATTAGCATAAGTCTATGGCATGAATGTTTCCAAGAAAAGTGTCGGGGTTTCAATGTAAATTCTATTGGATGAGGAATCAGCAACTTAATTGAAGTAGAGAAGGATCATTAAAATGAATTACTCGAGCTTTTTCTCATCAAATATTTCATCTTGAAAGTGTGTAAAAAATGAATAATctcaaattcaaaataaaataaaatggaatACTCTCACTAAATAACCACACAAGTTCAGATCAAGGTTTTCAAAGGAAACAGTAGTGTCATGGAATTTAAACTTTTCACCTGGATGATCTGATTTCAACGTAGATTTACAGCGTGAATGTCATACATTATGCAAAAGTTGTTTCATTCCTAATTATTAGCTACCATTAAGACTAtttctctttttattttttcttatcTTCTGAGTTCTGACAACTGGATTTATTATTTCCAGTTTCACACAAAACAACTACATAGACATTACGGAAACACTTTAGATCATACCCAAGGCCTCTACAAGCATAGTTGGCTTCATTTGCTTCAATTTCTGCACAGTCTCAGCAAAATGACCACTTCCTTGATCAGGTAAATCATCCCGATCAACACTAGTAATGACCACATAATCCAAACCCCACGAAACAATAGCTTCGGCCACATTTGTAGGCTCATTTGGGTCAGGTAGAGGTGGAGCACGTGAAGTCTTTACATTGCAAAATCTGAATTTTAGGTgaaattttaacaattaaacAGCTGCATTTTCAAGTATCTACAACATTTTGACAACTCATATAATAAACTACTCAACCATCCACATTATAAAGTAAACAACTTGCTGTTAAATCTCTGAGATTAACAACTTAAAATACCAGGAATAAATAAAGGTTTTACATCTCTATAACTAATTGACAGAAGCAAATAGACACCAGTGGTCACCGACAGCAACTGTTGCTAAATAGATCAATACTACTACTCAGAGTTCCACAAATATTCGGATTGCATAGAAAATTAAGCTAAGTTAATATACTAAAATCACAAGTAACACCCTGCAAGCCTAAAAATCCCATAAAAGGGAAAAGGTTGAATTTTGCTCCCGTTCTATCCATCAATTCAATAAACCATTTTCTTGGATTCAAGTTATTTTGGCACCAATAATAGTTCACCAAAAGAAATCTCAGAATCTAACACATACGTAAACGATTTACAAATTTTATCTAAATCACATACAACAATGGCGCGTACCCAATGAAGATCACACCGATTCGCAGTTACGTGTATTTACACTAAAAGCATACAACAACATTCATGAATCTCTAGGATGTTTCATCATATAACAAATCTAAAAATAcaacaaaaaaatgaaaagacGATACACAAATTACAGTTAAAACATTACCTACAGCCCCGAGTACACGTATCACCAAGAATCATGATCGTGGCAGTAGCGGTTCCTGTTTCGCCTCCGGACCAGCACTCCCCCAAATTAGGACATTTAGCCTCCTCACAAACCGTGTGCAATTTCAGTTCCCTCAGCCTTTTCTTGATCTGCGTGTACTTTTCACCTCCTGGGATCGACTCCTTCATCCATTTCGGCTTCGGCAGTGGCTTCTTCTTCGTGCCAACCTCCACCGAATAATGGTCTTCAAATTGAAGGTTTGTGAAGTCGGATAGCGTGGGTGACTCTGCGGCCAGCCTGCGGCGCAAACCATCGAGAGTTGGCAGGTAACTTTGGGAATCGGATTGCGGCGGAGACGGGGTTGTGGATAAAAATTGGGTGAATCTTGTGAGACAGAAGAGGGAAGATTTGGATTTTAGAGATCGAGTGGCGAGGgaattcatttttacttttgGATTTTCCCCTCGATTTTCCTCTTGGTTTTCCTGTATATTGTCTTCCCTGTTTTTGTTGGTAGACGGGGCCGACGCGGCAAAAGTGGGACCCATTCCATTACACCCGACCACCCTGTTTATTTTTATAACATGAGCAGCTATCTTATGAgagacgatttcacgaatctttatccgtgagataTGTCAAtcttaccaatattcacaataaaaattaacaatattagcataaaaagctataattttttatggactgacacaaataagatatttgtcttaTAAAATATGACTCATGAGACCATCTCACccaagtttttatttttataataactACTCTCACTAATAACGTTCAATATGAATATTACGTATGGCATgtgtaatttttataattttgttttcttaATATGATATTTGCGTAAGAACTAAAATTGTCTGATTGAAGGAGGACTAAAATAATTAGTCTATCATAGTTGAACcgatataacataaaatcttaCAAAAAGCTGGAGTTAATTTACCCGTAAATTGGAAAGCTACAATAAACATAATGCACTTTTAGTAAATAATCATAATTTCCAACAATAAATGAAAAATCTACGAAAAAGAATTAACTCATAGAATTCAGCGGAATCCTTCGAATATCTCTAATCTTTAGAACTGAGATTTAATAATTCTTATGCATTGATACCTGTCCAAACACAGATAACTTCATTATATTCTTACTCTCCGGAAGCCGATCGATCGTTGTTCTTGGGTCTTTGAATGCGGCAAGAGCAGGAGCCAAAAATTGTTGCGAACAAGGTAACACATTAGTAATGTTCTTAGTTGCAACTGTACATAATTTTGACAAACATTTcaactaaattttaattatcattttaaCTTTATTGTCGTTTCAAGATAATTAACAAGAGCAACATGATTTAGCTTCGAAATGTACAAAGGCAATTTTGTCAATTATGTGTTAGCCATGTAATGaacttgtagagcccaaaatcagtacacgtaaaacttaTGCGTTTATTTAATTGGTAAAatagaccggcgacgatttttgacgattttaaaatgtggtattttattttaagtcagaAAGGgacatttttaaataaattatttagtttttattattttaaatccaaaatttatttagttggtgatttaggaattttaaacctttaaaatttatcaatgtTGTGTTTTAAATTTCAATTTGGGATTTGTTAGTAAAGTATAAGTGTGTTAGCATTTTATtagtatgttaattatttaattaagcaatttattcCCCCTAATGAACCCAAACACGagcacacacacactca
This window contains:
- the LOC142518323 gene encoding lipoyl synthase 2, mitochondrial, whose product is MNSLATRSLKSKSSLFCLTRFTQFLSTTPSPPQSDSQSYLPTLDGLRRRLAAESPTLSDFTNLQFEDHYSVEVGTKKKPLPKPKWMKESIPGGEKYTQIKKRLRELKLHTVCEEAKCPNLGECWSGGETGTATATIMILGDTCTRGCRFCNVKTSRAPPLPDPNEPTNVAEAIVSWGLDYVVITSVDRDDLPDQGSGHFAETVQKLKQMKPTMLVEALVPDFRGDPTCVEKVAKSGLDVFAHNIETVEELQSVVRDHRANFKQSLDVLVMAKDYALHGTLTKTSIMLGCGETPDQVVKTMEKVRAAGVDVMTFGQYMRPSKRHMPVSEYITPEAFEKYRILGMQMGFRYVASGPMVRSSYKAGEFYIKSMIESDRAPSSQASISGP